TCGAGCACAAAAGAGAGTAAGAAACGGGAAAAAATAGGGTGTATAGATTGGGCGGAAAATGTAGTGCCCTGCTTTTTCGCTTTTTCCTTTTATTTCAACATGTTAGCTCTCTCAAGTGATGAAGTCAAGAGACGGGAGGTTATTTGTGATTTTTGGAAATCTAAGGGATTTGGTTCGCTGATATAAACAGACCTTGATATTCTACCTATATTCATTACAAACACTAATTAACTCTTGAAAGTTTATAGGTCTATATTTTTCAAAAATGTCCATATCAACAAAAACGTAATCATACTTTATTTCCGTATTTACTTTATTGACATCTTCGCACCACTGTTTCAAACGTTGTATTTTAAAAGGTACATCCATGTCCTCCTGTCCTTTTGTTTCAACGATGAAAACCTGTCTGTTTGATAACTTAACAATGAAATCAGGGTAGTAGTTTGAAATATCACCCTTTGCATTTACGTAATCAAGTTTAAAGTGTACAGAAAAGTAGTTTTTTGTGTAGGATAATACATCATTACAATTTTCCAGAAATCCGGCAAAAACAAGTTCAAAATGACTATCTGCTATGATTCGATTAAAAATACTTTTTTTAGGTATCAAATATTGCTGTTCTTTTGCTACAAAGGGTCGAGTATGCCTTAACTTTATAAAATCACGAATTTCAGCACCACCTTTATCTTGAATAGTTAAATCATTTATTGCTTTCTTAAACGTATCGACAATGGTTCGTGTGGCAGCAACCTCAGACAAGTTTCTGAGGGTATTAGCGTTATCAAGTTCAACCTTACAATCAAACAGGTAATCCTGAATAAAGTATTTAACCTTACCATAAAGTACATCATATCCACTCACCAGACGAAGGTCCCTCATTATGGTCTGAGAAAAGTATCCTATTACGCTGCTGTAATCAACAATACCAGCAGTGTCAAGTATAGTTGTGTGAGTAACTTCACCTGAGGTAATATCTCTAAAAACTATTTCACGCTGCTCCTCAGGCGAAAACTTCTTATAAGGAACCTTTTCGTTTTTTAATCTACTAATATCTATTTCAGTAAGGTTCTTATACTCACGATATATTCGTGGTGAAAGAACTGGAACCTCAATGTCAAGAGTATCAATGTCTTTGTTCTTATTTTCCTTGTCAATCTCAACTACTAATGGGGCTAAAGGTTTGGTTCCCTCCCCCATCGGTTTTCTATCTATAACTACACCTTCGGATTGTATGGATTCTACAAAATCCATGAATGCGTTTGTCCCCACTATGCTGACATATTCTTCTATACCACCGGGGTACATTTTACGTAGTCCACGACCAAGCGTTTGCTCAGGTAATATATTGCTTTTTGCTGAATAAGGACGAAGTCCAACAATGGTCGTTACATTACGAACATCCCAACCCTCTTTAAGCATGATTACAGATACAATAGCTTTATACTGGCTATCCTCATCATCAATCTCGTTGGCTTGTTTTCTTAATCTCTTCAACTCTTCCTCTTTCTTCTTTTGAGTAGATTCGGATATTTCACCGTTATCATTGGTGTGTATCACTAAAACCGAATTTTTTAATTCAGGATATGTTGCCTCAAGATATAAAGCAACCTCGTCACAGTTCTTAGTATCATCTGTCATTATGAACAATATAGCCTTCTTCCCAACCTTTTCATGTTCAGCATATGATTTTCGCCATTCAAGAACGCCGAGGTGAATATAGTCTGCATATTTTTCTGTATATTTTGAACTTTGTTGCTCAACAAGCTTAGCCCTACTTGCGGAATCGGGGAGTACCGGATGTTTTACAACATTTTGAAATATCGCCTCAACAAGAGGATAGTCAGATACTGTCTGAACAAAAATAGCCCCGCTATTGTGTTTTGGTGTCGCACTAACATCAACCTGAAGCGATAGGGCATCACCTTTTTGTTTCAATCTATTATGTATATCCTCGATAGATTTAAACCACGCAAGACGGCTATCATGTATATGATGTGCTTCATCGTTTAAAATGACAAGCTCATCAATATCCCTTACTATCATGCCAAGATCAACCTTTGAATCAATTGTTGCTCCGGTGGGACGCTTGCCTAGAAAGTAATCCATTGTATTATCATCATCTACCGAAGGTGGGATATCATCACCGGAATAAACACGGTGGATATTTGTCAGGAAAATGTTGCCAATAGGATTTGTAATTCTAACATCGTCCTGTACTTGAAGAGTTAGTTGGAAATCGTCACGCCAATTCATACCATCAAACCCATTATCCGGAAGCACAGGGTCATTATAGAAAATATGCAATCCCTTAAAATCCTTGTAAATACGGTCTAACACAATTATATTAGGAGCTATTACAAGAAAATTACGGGCAAGCTCCGAATTGGGTTCATAGAGCTTATGAAAATAGCTCCATGCAAGTACAAGGCTCATAACTTTGGTCTTACCTGTTCCAGTTGCCATCTTAATCACAAATCGTCTCCATGTTTCGTCAAACATCCCTGTGGAAACAACCCCAGAACTATCAAAGCGCATTAAGTCATACTTGTCCTTTACCCCTACTACGTCATATAGATAAATAATTGTCTCTAATGCTTCACGCTGGGCAAAGTAATATTGGAACTCGGCAGTAGTCCCATCGTATTTAGGTAGTATGTGTGGAGTGTTAAACCACCAGTTTAGGAGACTTCGGCTGGTATTGGTTGCACCTTCATAATGCTTATTACGCCATAACATAACTTTCTTTCGGAGTTCCGGCACAAGAGGAGGCATAAGTTTTTCAGCACTTGTTGTTCTTATCGTCTCATCTGCGGGAAACCATCTCACAGATGGATCAAGTATCTCATATGGGGAAGATGGGAAGTCTTTATGAAGTGCCATATTGAACCTCTCTTACTTTTCTAAAGACTAAGTGACAGCATCCATTAGATATCTGAATAGACATACTATTAATTTTGCGTCTAAATAAGAACTCATTGATATTACATGTTTTTTTCACAATACCCCGGTGTCCTTCAGCTTTGCGTCTAAATGAGATATTATGCCCAGTACGGAACATACTTTGCATATCGCCTGGAATTGTTATTAGGATCATCGAACTTCACCAATCCATCGTTGACGGCATCAGAAATAATACGTGATACCGTTTCAGCCTTATTTTCTGGCAGGCGAAAACGCTCTCTCAAGCTTTGATTTGTCATCTTTTGATTATTGACATAGCGTAAACAGCAGTGCTGATAACAAGCGCGAATCCTCTCCTTTCTGTCCATTATTTCAAAATCAATAGGCGCAAATAGTGCCACAGTTGTGGTTCTCTCCCCCACTCTAAAATCAGGTGCTGGTAATTGATACGCCTCGACAAGTGAAATAACCCGATCAATTCCGCTACTTTTTTCCTCACAAATACCAAAACGGCGCATTAAGTCTGCCAGGCGCTCATTTCGTGACTTATACTCATCAATAAATCTGTCAGGTGGAATCAAGGGTTTACCGGGATTGGAAATCTCAATACGATCAGTGTAAATTTCAATCATCACAAATGAACCGGTATCAGCTACATCCTGATGAATTAATGCGTTAGCTACAAGTTCACGAATTGCAAGTTCAGGGTACATCCGGATGTCAGTTCGTAACGCCTGCTTAATCACCTCGTTTGTAGGAAGCTGATCGTTTATATAAGAAATAAGCCCATCAAACCCTACTGCATAGCCTCTAGTTCCAATCTTGTCTTTGAGGGTTTCAAGTTTATTAACACCACTAAATATAATTACACGTGGTGCTTTGCGACGCAACCCCTCAAACTGATTTAAATCTTTTGCTAATAAAAGAGCGCCAAAGTTAGTTATATCCCACCCCGATGTCTTTCTTTCAATTAATTTTTCGCTTTCACATCTGGAAAGCACTCCCTCGCGCTCAGCAGGATAAGGCATCTTTAAAAGGTCAAATAAGCTCTGTGTATCGAGTAGACTTACTACTTCATCGGCACTCACATCACTCATCGCCGGACGAGATAAAAAATCCGGACGACCTTCATCAAAAATTCGACGAAGCATATCTTCAGTCATAGGTAACAACGCATCTCCAGCTCGCATCAAGTAAGCACCTTCGTATGATAGAGCCGTACCAACCGGTCGGGAAGGGATTATAAAAACTAAAACTCTCCCTCCTGTATGTTTAACTTCCTCTATATCCACACGAATACGAAGTTTTTCTACAATATATAACTTTATACTACCAAGATCATTAAAGGCATTTGTACCAATAACACATCGTGGCGGACGGTCTGTTATACCCAACAGCAACTTCCCCCCACCCTCATTGGCAAGTGCCACACAGTAGCGCAACAACTTGTCTCTATCGAATTGTTTTTTAGCTTCTTTAAATTCCAAATGCTCATGCTCACTTGGTACGGAAATCATATTGTCTATATCCATAACTGTGAAAGTCATACTCTTATCTCTATAATCTTCATAGTATCATTTCCGAATATATCAACCACTTTAACAGCTATTTTCCGCCGTCCGGGTTGGCACTCTATCGTAGCACTTTTAAGTTCTAATGAACGGTCTTTCTTTGTCCTGAATGATTGCCATTCATTCTCAAATATATAATCTCCTGTCCATACTTCTTCCCATTCATGTAAAGCAGCCTGTTGCGGCTCGAGCCCTGGAAGTGAATTGTGGTCAAACATGCTACGTTTTACTCTAATAATCTCTCGTTTGTTCTCAAAATCAAAATCCACAGCCCAATAGTCAACCCAATCAGTCCA
Above is a genomic segment from Nitrospirae bacterium YQR-1 containing:
- a CDS encoding putative DNA binding domain-containing protein, with protein sequence MTFTVMDIDNMISVPSEHEHLEFKEAKKQFDRDKLLRYCVALANEGGGKLLLGITDRPPRCVIGTNAFNDLGSIKLYIVEKLRIRVDIEEVKHTGGRVLVFIIPSRPVGTALSYEGAYLMRAGDALLPMTEDMLRRIFDEGRPDFLSRPAMSDVSADEVVSLLDTQSLFDLLKMPYPAEREGVLSRCESEKLIERKTSGWDITNFGALLLAKDLNQFEGLRRKAPRVIIFSGVNKLETLKDKIGTRGYAVGFDGLISYINDQLPTNEVIKQALRTDIRMYPELAIRELVANALIHQDVADTGSFVMIEIYTDRIEISNPGKPLIPPDRFIDEYKSRNERLADLMRRFGICEEKSSGIDRVISLVEAYQLPAPDFRVGERTTTVALFAPIDFEIMDRKERIRACYQHCCLRYVNNQKMTNQSLRERFRLPENKAETVSRIISDAVNDGLVKFDDPNNNSRRYAKYVPYWA
- a CDS encoding DEAD/DEAH box helicase family protein; translated protein: MALHKDFPSSPYEILDPSVRWFPADETIRTTSAEKLMPPLVPELRKKVMLWRNKHYEGATNTSRSLLNWWFNTPHILPKYDGTTAEFQYYFAQREALETIIYLYDVVGVKDKYDLMRFDSSGVVSTGMFDETWRRFVIKMATGTGKTKVMSLVLAWSYFHKLYEPNSELARNFLVIAPNIIVLDRIYKDFKGLHIFYNDPVLPDNGFDGMNWRDDFQLTLQVQDDVRITNPIGNIFLTNIHRVYSGDDIPPSVDDDNTMDYFLGKRPTGATIDSKVDLGMIVRDIDELVILNDEAHHIHDSRLAWFKSIEDIHNRLKQKGDALSLQVDVSATPKHNSGAIFVQTVSDYPLVEAIFQNVVKHPVLPDSASRAKLVEQQSSKYTEKYADYIHLGVLEWRKSYAEHEKVGKKAILFIMTDDTKNCDEVALYLEATYPELKNSVLVIHTNDNGEISESTQKKKEEELKRLRKQANEIDDEDSQYKAIVSVIMLKEGWDVRNVTTIVGLRPYSAKSNILPEQTLGRGLRKMYPGGIEEYVSIVGTNAFMDFVESIQSEGVVIDRKPMGEGTKPLAPLVVEIDKENKNKDIDTLDIEVPVLSPRIYREYKNLTEIDISRLKNEKVPYKKFSPEEQREIVFRDITSGEVTHTTILDTAGIVDYSSVIGYFSQTIMRDLRLVSGYDVLYGKVKYFIQDYLFDCKVELDNANTLRNLSEVAATRTIVDTFKKAINDLTIQDKGGAEIRDFIKLRHTRPFVAKEQQYLIPKKSIFNRIIADSHFELVFAGFLENCNDVLSYTKNYFSVHFKLDYVNAKGDISNYYPDFIVKLSNRQVFIVETKGQEDMDVPFKIQRLKQWCEDVNKVNTEIKYDYVFVDMDIFEKYRPINFQELISVCNEYR